In Sulfuritortus calidifontis, the sequence AGGCCAGCACGTTGGCCAGGCTGGCGCCGAAGGCGGCGCCGCGGCCGTGACCGACATGCAAGGGGCCGGTCGGGTTGGCCGAGACGAACTCGACCTGTACCTTCTCGCCCCGGCCCAGGCCGGTGCGGCCGTACTCGGCACCCTGCTTCAGGATGTGCGCGGCCAGCCGCTGCTTGGCGATCGGCTTGAGAAAGACGTTGATGAAGCCGGGCCCGGCGATCTCGACCTTGTCGACGATGTCCGAGGCCGGCAGGGCGGCGATGAGTTCGCCCGCCACTTCGCGCGGATTGCGCTTCAGGCCCTTGGCCAGCTGCATGGCGAGGTTGCAGGCCCAGTCGCCGTGGGCGGCCTGCTTGGGCCGGTCGAGCTCGATGCTGTGCCGGGCGTCGGGGGCGATGCGCTGCAGGGCCTGGCCGAACAGGTCGGCCAGATGGGATTTGGGGTCGAGGTAGGCGGTGCTCATGACGGCGCGTTCGGGAAATTCCGCGAATTATAGCTGCATCATGCCGGTTCGACCGGGCTAGAAGTCCAGCGGATCGACGTCGATGCTCCACTTCAGCGTGCGCGCCGGCAGGCCGCGCACCGCCTCCAGCCAGGGGCCGAGAAAGTCTTGCAGATGGCCGCGGCTGCCGGCCTGGACCAGGAGCTGGGCCCGCTCGCGTCGCGCGACGCGGGCGAGCAGGGCAGGGGTGGGGTCGAACAGGCTGACGCCGTGTTGCCGCGCCAGGGCAAGACCCGCCTGCTTGGCCTTGTCGAGGAAGGCGAGGGCAACGTCGATCCGTTCGGCCTCGGCCCGGAGCAGGGCCTGGTGGCTGAATGGCGGGAACTCCATCTCGCGCCGCTCCTTCAGCATCTGCGCCGCGAAGCGGGCGAAGTCGTGGGCCTGCAGCGCGCGATAGAGCGGATGCCCGGGATAGCCGGTCTGCACCAGCACCTCGCCCGGTCGCCCGGCGCGGCCGGCGCGGCCGGCCACCTGCATGAGTTGGGCGAACAGGCGCTCGGTGGCGCGAAAGTCGGGCGAGAGCAGGGCCTGGTCGGCGCCGAGCACGCCGACCAGGGTGAGGTGGGGAAAGTCGTGGCCCTTGGTCACGATCTGGGTGCCGACCAGGATGTCGACCGCGCGCGCGTTCACCGCCTCGCGCATGGCGGCGAAGGCACCGCGCCTCGAGGCGGTGTCGCGGTCGATGCGCAGGATGCGCGCCTCGGGAAACTGCGTCGCCAGGGTTTCCTCCAGGCGCTGGGTGCCCTGGCCGGCCGGGCGCAGGTCGGGGCTGCCGCAGTCGGGGCAGACCTCGGGCGGGCGCGTCAGCAGGCCGCAATGGTGGCAGCGCAGCTCGAATTTTTCGCCCTTGCGATGCAGCACCTGATGCGCCGAGCAGCGCGGGCAGGGCACGACGTAGCCGCAGGCATTGCAATACAGGGTGGGAGCGTAGCCGCGCCGGTTGATGAACAGCAGGCTCTGCTCGCCGCGCGCCAGACGGTCCTGCAGGGCGCGGATCAGGCTGGCGCTCAGGCCCAGGCGCGGCCGGTCGACCCGGGTGTCGATCAGCTTCACCGCCGGCAGCACGGCCTCGGCGTGGGCGCGCGCGGACAGTTCCAGCCTACGGTAGCGGCCGCGTGCGGCGTTGCGCCAGGTCTCCAGCGCCGGCGTGGCCGAGCCGAGTACGATCGGAATGTCGAGCTGGCGCGCGCGCCAGACCGCGACGTCGCGCGCCGAATAGCGCAGGCCTTCCTGCTGCTTGTAGGAGGCGTCGTGCTCCTCGTCGACCACGATGAGCCCTAAGCGGTTGAGCGGTGTGAACACCGCCAGGCGGGTGCCGAGCACCAGATCGACCCGGCCGTCGAGACAGGCGCGCCAGACACGCAGGCGTTCGCCATCGGCCAGGCCGCTGTGCAGGCTGATCTGGCGGGCAGAGGGAAAGCGGTTGCGGAAGGCGGCCTCGGTCTGCGGCGTGAGGTGGATCTCGGGCACCAGGACCAAGGCCTGGCGGCCGGCGGCGAGCGCCTCCTCGATCAGCCTGAGATAGACCTCGGTCTTGCCGCTGCCGGTGACGCCGTGCAAGAGCCAGGCGGCAAAGCCGGCCGGTGCCGCGCGTACGGCGGCCAGCGCCGCCGCCTGGTCCGGCGTCAATTCGGGTTTGGCCGAAGGCGTGGCCGGGCTGGCAGGCATCGTCTCGGCGGCCTCGACCCAGCCGGTCCGGTGCCACAGGCGCAACTGGCCGCGCCAGGGGCCGGCCTCACTCACGGGCAGGGGGCCTTGTTGCAAACGTTCGGCCAGTTGCCGCTGAGCCTTGGCCCGCGGGTTGATCTCGGGGATATGGGCCAGGCCGGCCGCGGTCAGGACGTAGGCCGTCGGCGCCTCGGCCCGCGGCGGCCTGAGCCGCTTCAGCGCCGGCGGCAGCAGCGAGAGCAGGGTGGCACCGAGCGGGTGCTGATAATAAGTCGCGGCAAAGCGGGCGAGCTTGAGCCACTCCGCCGGCATGGGGGGCAGGTCGCGGTCGATGGCGATCACCGCCTTGAGCTGGGCTGCCGGCACCTCGCTGGCCTGGGCCAGTTCCACGATCAGGCCGACCTGGCGCCGCTGGCCGAATGGCACGATGACCCGACGGCCGATGTCGGCGCGCCCGGCCCCCTCGGCCAGATAGTCGAACAGCTTGGGCAGGGGGACGTCGAGGGCGACGCGGACGATGGACATCGCTGATGTTAGGGCTGGAAGTTAAAGTGAAATCTTCAGGATTGGCGCAAACCCCAACGGAGCCAAGGTAGTTTTCCACTTGTCCACGAAATCTGTGGATAACTTTGTGGAAAAGCTGTCGCAAATATGCAAAAAAGGCTTGTGGGCAGGGCCTTTATGCGCTTCAGCCCAGAAAATGCGCAAAGTTTTTGTCATTTAAATTCAATAAGTTAAATTTGATTTGAAAATTATCTCAAGCCCTTGACAGGGCATGGAGATTTTCATTGCGCTATGTGCATAAGTATTCGCTAAATTACCCTGGGAGCCGCCTGCTTATTGGGGGTACGGATGTACCGCCAGGCGGATCAAGGCTTCCTGAAGCGGTCCGGCCGCCTCGGCCTTGTCGTGATTGATCAGCAGCACCAAGACCTTGCGCCGGCCCTGGCCATCCAACACATAGCCGGCCAGGTTGCGCACGCCATTGAGGCTGCCGGTCTTGAGCCAGGCCCGGCCAGCGTATGGGCTGTCCTTGAGTCGGCTCTTCAGGGTGCCGTTCTGGCCGAGCACCGGCAGCGAGGCGGCGAAGGCGTAATAGGCCGGGCTTTGCGGTGCCCAGGCCAGCAGCCGGGCGAGCGAGGCGGCCGAGATGCGTTCGATGCGCGACAGGCCGGCGCCGTTTTCCAGCACCAGTTCGGGCATCTCCAGCCGCTTTTCCGCCAGCCAGGCGCGGATCGCGCGGACGCCCTTGTCCCAGGAGGCCGGCGCGCCATAGCGGGCAGCGCCGAGGTTGAGCAGCAGCATCTTGGCCATGACGTTGTTGCTGTAGGTGTTGATGTCACGCGCGATAAGGGACAGGGGCTGGGAGTCGAACTCGAACAGGGCTTGGGCCGCGGCAGGCGCCGGGCCAGGGAGGATGCGGCCTTTGTGCGTGCCGCCCAGTTCGCGCCAAAGGGCGGCGAAGACCTCGGCGACGGTCTCGTTAGGCGGCAGCAGGTTGAGCCAGAGCGTGCGCTCGCCGCAGGACGAGGGGTAGCGCCCCATGAGGCGCAGGGCGCGGCCGTCCAGGCTGAGGCCAAGCCCGTCCTGCCAGCCGTTGCAGGCCTGATCGTCGAGGCCAAGCTGATTGTGCACGGTCACCGTGGCGAGTGTCGGCTCCAGGGCGGCGCGCACCTTGCGGCCCTCGGGCGCCAGGCGCAGGGCAACGGCATTCTGGCTGACCATCAAGGCGGCCGGGGCGGCGTTGTAGGGCTTGAGCGGCAGCTGGTCGAAGCGGCCGGGGTCGACGGGCTCGATCAGATAGAAGGTCTGATCGAGCATGATGTCGCCGCGAATCTCGCGGATGCCTCGCTGGCGCAGCTCGCGCAGCAGCAGCCAGAAGCGCTCCAGCGTCAGCGAGGGGTCGCCGCCGCCCTGCAAGATCAGCGTGCCCTTGAGGACGCCGTGGGCGATCTCGCCCTCGTAGAGCACGCGCGTCTTCCAGCTGTGCGCCGGGCCCAGGCTGTCCAGCGCGGCCAGAGTGGTGACCAGCTTCATCACCGAGGCGGGGTTGAGCGAGCGCTGCTCGCCCCAGGCCAACTGCGGCGCGGCGGCATCGAGCGGCTGCAGCACGAGTCCTAGGTGCGTATCCGGGATCCCGCTTTGCTGCAGCGCAGCACCGATCTCCGGCGGCAAGGCGTCGGCGAAGCCAAGGTGGGAGAAAACGAGACAGGCGAGCAAAAGACGAAGGCGCATAATCGTTAGGGTAACCAAAGTTGGCCGGCCAAAGGAAAATAAGGCCGAAGAAAATGAGGGTGGTGAGCCATGAACGAAATGCTGAGCTGCACGATCCGCGCCTCGCGCAGGCTGGCCGTGCTCGCGCTCGGTCTGCATGGCCTGGCCGCGCTGGGCGTGGCGTCGGCCGATATCGGCTGGCCACTGCAACTGGCCGGCCTCGGGCTGGTCGCGCTCAGTGCAATCCTGGCGTTGCGGCGCCGGCCGCCAGTCAGGTTGCGCTGTCTGGCCGACGGCAACCTGCTCATGGCAGAAGGCGCGAACGACTGGCAGCTGTGCGAAATCAGAGCGGGCAGTTTGGTGTCGCCGATGTGCACGGTCCTTCACCTGCGCATCGACGGCCGTGCGCGCGTCGTGATCGTGCTGGCGGACAGCCTGGATGGCGAAGGCTACCGCCGGCTCAGGGTCTGGCTGCGCTGGCGGGCGGCTTGGCCAAGCGCGCCTCGGTGGCCAGTGCCTCGGCTCTGAGCCGGGCCAGCTGCCGCTGCTTTTCCTGCCAGAAATCAGTCTTCTCCCGGGCGGTGGGATTGTTCTCGTAATAGAACAGCCGCTGGCCCATCTCCGTGGCCAGCTGTTCATAAGGCGCGGCGAAGGCCGGATGGTCGAGGCCGCGCAGCGCAGCGATCAGCACCAGCCTTTCCGGTCCGAACAAAGCATTGCGGATGCCGAACACCAGGAGGGTACGGGCGCCGTTTTC encodes:
- a CDS encoding primosomal protein N' is translated as MSIVRVALDVPLPKLFDYLAEGAGRADIGRRVIVPFGQRRQVGLIVELAQASEVPAAQLKAVIAIDRDLPPMPAEWLKLARFAATYYQHPLGATLLSLLPPALKRLRPPRAEAPTAYVLTAAGLAHIPEINPRAKAQRQLAERLQQGPLPVSEAGPWRGQLRLWHRTGWVEAAETMPASPATPSAKPELTPDQAAALAAVRAAPAGFAAWLLHGVTGSGKTEVYLRLIEEALAAGRQALVLVPEIHLTPQTEAAFRNRFPSARQISLHSGLADGERLRVWRACLDGRVDLVLGTRLAVFTPLNRLGLIVVDEEHDASYKQQEGLRYSARDVAVWRARQLDIPIVLGSATPALETWRNAARGRYRRLELSARAHAEAVLPAVKLIDTRVDRPRLGLSASLIRALQDRLARGEQSLLFINRRGYAPTLYCNACGYVVPCPRCSAHQVLHRKGEKFELRCHHCGLLTRPPEVCPDCGSPDLRPAGQGTQRLEETLATQFPEARILRIDRDTASRRGAFAAMREAVNARAVDILVGTQIVTKGHDFPHLTLVGVLGADQALLSPDFRATERLFAQLMQVAGRAGRAGRPGEVLVQTGYPGHPLYRALQAHDFARFAAQMLKERREMEFPPFSHQALLRAEAERIDVALAFLDKAKQAGLALARQHGVSLFDPTPALLARVARRERAQLLVQAGSRGHLQDFLGPWLEAVRGLPARTLKWSIDVDPLDF
- the dacB gene encoding D-alanyl-D-alanine carboxypeptidase/D-alanyl-D-alanine-endopeptidase, producing the protein MRLRLLLACLVFSHLGFADALPPEIGAALQQSGIPDTHLGLVLQPLDAAAPQLAWGEQRSLNPASVMKLVTTLAALDSLGPAHSWKTRVLYEGEIAHGVLKGTLILQGGGDPSLTLERFWLLLRELRQRGIREIRGDIMLDQTFYLIEPVDPGRFDQLPLKPYNAAPAALMVSQNAVALRLAPEGRKVRAALEPTLATVTVHNQLGLDDQACNGWQDGLGLSLDGRALRLMGRYPSSCGERTLWLNLLPPNETVAEVFAALWRELGGTHKGRILPGPAPAAAQALFEFDSQPLSLIARDINTYSNNVMAKMLLLNLGAARYGAPASWDKGVRAIRAWLAEKRLEMPELVLENGAGLSRIERISAASLARLLAWAPQSPAYYAFAASLPVLGQNGTLKSRLKDSPYAGRAWLKTGSLNGVRNLAGYVLDGQGRRKVLVLLINHDKAEAAGPLQEALIRLAVHPYPQ
- a CDS encoding protein YgfX gives rise to the protein MNEMLSCTIRASRRLAVLALGLHGLAALGVASADIGWPLQLAGLGLVALSAILALRRRPPVRLRCLADGNLLMAEGANDWQLCEIRAGSLVSPMCTVLHLRIDGRARVVIVLADSLDGEGYRRLRVWLRWRAAWPSAPRWPVPRL